AGAAATTTTCACCGTGATAATCGGTTTTAATGGGCATAATTTTTTTCAAGGTTTTTAGAATAAAGGATTGCCCCGGATCTGCCTGTTCATCTTCTTTTTGAAGTAACATTTTGGTAGCTGTAAAGAGCAACAACCCACCGAACACATAAATCATCCACGAGAAGGCAGAGATAAGTTGTATGCCGACAAAAATGAAGAAAAAGCGCAACGCTACCGCCCCTAAAATACCCCACAGTAAGACTTTGGGTTGCAAATTCTGCGGAACCGCAAAATAGCTAAAGATCAAAATAAATACAAACATGTTATCGATAGAGAGGGAATATTCCAGCAAATAGCCGGTATAAAATTCCAACGCATGGTGCGGGCCTTCAAAGAGCCAAATTGCTCCGCCAAAAGATACCGCCAGCAAAGCCCATATCCCTACCAAAGCGGCAGATTCTTTTATAGATACATGGCCGTGATGTTTATTTAAAATGATTAAGTCGATGAGCAAGGCGACCAAAACGATCACCCAAAATGCAATCCACATGGCAACAGATACGGTGGTGGTAACAGGTTCCATACATTTCTCCTTAAGTCATATTATAGCAGTTTTGAGAGGGGGACAATCTTTTCGGGTGAACGTCCCACAAACAAGGATTGTAAAAACGAATGACGGCCCATACCCCAGATTCTGTCGGCGGAAAATTCCGTCGTGAGAACCATTACTCTAAGCGGCCTACTTGGTCACGAACGCGGGACACGTATGGACCGGCTTGGCCTTGCTCCGCACGGGGTTTACCCTGCCACACCAGTTACCTGTTGTGCGGTGCGCTCTTACCGCACCTTTTCACCCTTACCCGAAGGCGGTTTGTTTTCTGCGGCACTTTCCGTACAAACGGTTTTGACCCCGTTTGCCCCGCCCTTTCGAGCGGCGTGCTACCCTATGGAGTCCGGAAGTTCCTCCCCTGAGTTACCTCAGGAGCGGTTCTCTGGGCCGTCAAATTTACAAATTGTCAAACAAAGAAGGTTGTGCTTCTTGTTTTTTATTTTTCTTGCGGACAACCGGTTTTACTTCCACACCATTGACCACTAAATCCTCTTTTTTAGGGGCGGGTGCCGGGCGCGGATCTAAATTTTCAATCGGATTAAATCCTACAGATTGTTTTAAGTCCATGGCTTTATTAGCCAGAGCATCCGGTTCTTTATTGAGATGTCGCAAGACGTGGCGGATTTGAATTACAAATGGTTTAGCCAGTTGGCGGATTTCGGTCATGCGCTGAGCCAAATCTGCATTTTTAATTTTATATTCCCCTAAATACTGTTTGACCAGTAGTAAAGAGTCAGAAATAATTTCTAAATCAGTCGCTTTTAATTCTGCGGCTTTAATCAAAGCCAAGCGCAGGGCAGTATATTCCGCTTGATTGTTGGTACAATGCGGCAGGAAATATCCTTCTTGTGCTAAAATCTTTCCGCTGGTATCTTTAATTACGTAAGCCGCTGCTCCGGGGCCCGGGTTTCCGCGGCTGCCGCCATCTATATTAATTGTTATGCGCATACTTTATTTTACCAAAAAGTGTATAATAAGAAATAGTGGCCATCCTATAACATATAGGTTGGCATAAGGAGAAACAGCATGAAACAAGGAATCGTTGCATCAGATTTATTATTGCTTGTCATTTTGGCAATTTTAACCGGTATTATCGGCGGTTGGTATTTGCCCCATTGGGTAGTGCGTACCTTTTTAACTTTCAATGGCCTTTTTAGTCAGTTCTTGGGCTTTATGGTTCCATTACTAATTATAGGTCTTATTGCTCCGGGCATTACGGATTTGGGAAAAGGAGTGGGGCGCTTACTGGTTTATACAGTTGCTTTGTCATATGGTTTTACGGTATTTGCCGGGATGCTGACTTATGGATCAGCTTTGCTGACTTATCCGTATATTTTACATACGACTTCCGCTTCGGCTTTGGCTTCGTTCACTAGCCCGCAACAACTCACGCTGTATTTTACCTTGCCTATTGCGCCTATCATGGACGTAGCTACGGCATTAACTTTAGCGTTTGTACTCGGCTTGGGCGCTTCCTTTACTTCTTCTCAGATACTCAGAGGGTTGTTGTCCGATTTGCGCGCAGTTGTGTACAAAGTGATTTCGAATGTGATTATCCCTGTTTTACCGTTGTATGTATTTGGTGTATTTATGGGTATGGCTGCCAACGGACAGGTGGCAGGAGTAGTGAGTGTGTTCTTCAAAGTAGTCATTTTCTTGTTTGCTTTAACCTTACTCATCTTAGCAATTCAGTTTGCTATAGCGGCTTTAGTATCCAAGAAAAATATGTTTGCAATTTGGAAGGCCATGTTGCCGGCATATTTTACGGCTTTGGGTACCTCTTCTTCTGCCGCGACAATTCCGGTCACTTATCGCCAAGTACAAAGTTTAGGGGTGCGCGAAGGGGTAGCCGGTTTTACGGTGCCTTTATGTGCCAGCATCCATATGGCAGGCAGTACGATTAAAATCGTGGGTTGTTCCCTGGCTCTGTTATGGTTAACGGGGAATAATCTAGATTCCGTACATTTTACCGGATTTATATTCTTAGTCAGTTTGGCTATGGTAGCCGGACCGGGTGTCCCCGGCGGGGCTGTTATGGCGGCGGTAGGTGTGCTGCAGCAGATGCTCGGCTTTGATGAGCAAATGTTAGGACTGATGATTACTCTTTATATTGCGATGGATTCTTTCGGTACGGCTTGTAACGTAGCCGGAGATGGAGCGGTTTCCGTAATTATTGATTCGCTGTATAAAGAAAAACAAAATTATATTTAGTGTGTCAACTATAAAAAAACTCCCCGAGAAATCTCGGGGAGTTTTTTTATGTTAAATAGACTTTTATACTAAACCTTGGTCAATCATCGCGTCGGCCACTTTAATAAAGCCTGCGATATTGGCACCGGCCATGTAATTGCCTTTCATGCCGAATTGTTCGGCGGCCGACAAACAATTATCATGGATGCTGTGCATAATTTTTTGCAGGTATTGATCCACTTCTTCGCGGGTCCAATAAATGCGCATACTGTTTTGGGTCATCTCCAAGCCCGATACAGCCACCCCTCCGGCGTTGGAAGCCTTTCCCGGCGAATATAAAATGTTGGCCGCTTGGAAAGCATCAATGGCATGCGGAGTGCACGGCATATTGGATCCTTCCGTCAAGCAGATACAACCATTGGCCAACAGCGTTTTGGCATCTTCGGTATGCAGTTCATTTTCACACGCTGTCGGACAGGCCACTTGGCACGGAATATCCCACGTTTTCTTTCCGACGCGAAATTCGGCTTTTGGGAATTTTTGCACATATTCTTTCAAACTGCCGCGGCGTACGAAAACTAAATTTTTGAGGAAGGCCAGTTTTTCTTCATCGACACCGTCTTTATCATACACGCTGCCGTCATAGTCCATAAATCCGACCACTTTGGCCCCTAATTGTGTTAACTTTTCAATGGTGTAAATACCTACGTTTCCGGTGCCGGACACAATCGCGGTTTTTCCTTTCAAACTATCCTGGCGTGTGGCTAACATATTTTGGGCGAAATAGGCCACCCCGTAACCGGTTGCTTCCGGGCGCAATAAACTACCGCCCCAGTTGGGTTTTTTGCCGGTGAAAGCACCGGTGAAATCATTGGTTAATTTTTTGTATTGCCCGAACATGTATCCGATTTCACGCGCACCGCAACCTAAATCTCCGGCGGGAATGTCGGTATGATAGCCGATGTGGTGATATAACTCATTAATAAATGAGTGACAAAAGCGCATGACTTCGTTGTCGCTTTTGCCGCGGGTATCAAAATCCGAACCGCCCTTTCCGCCGCCGAGCGGCAAGGTGGTGAGTGAATTTTTGAAGGTTTGTTCAAAAGCCAAAAATTTCAAGGAATCTGCCGTAACGGTTTGGTGAAAACGGATACCGCCTTTATAAGGCCCGAGGGCACTGTTATATTGAATGCGGAAACCGCGATTGACGTGAATTTCACCTTTGTCATCACGCCACGGTACACGGAAACTAATAATACGTTCCGGTTCCACAATGCGGTCTAAAATTTTTTCTTTGATATAGAGCGGATTTTGCTCAAGTACAGGAGCTAAAGAACTAACCACTTCTTTTACAGCTTGTCGAAAGACTTTTTGTGCGGGGTCACGTTGTATAACCCGTTCCAGGAACTGCGTGGTGTATTGTTTGCTATCCATGAGTAGCCTCCTTGGTCTAATTACATTATAGCAACAATTCAGATTTTTGCACACATGTTCTGACCAATATGTTAAGATATGGAAAAGTTAGTTTTCTTAACAATGGAGTCATTATGTTAACCGCGCCCATGGAAGATTATTTGGAAGCCATCAGTTTGGTGCAAAATACCGACGGTTTTTCACGTGTAACGGATGTACGCAATTTGCTAGGTGTGAAAACGCCTAGTGTGACGGGGGCCTTGCGCGTACTGGCCGAGCAGGGATATGTCAAGCATGAACCATATGGTGAGGTGAAACTAACTGCCAAAGGCCGCCGCGCCGCCGAGGATGTAAAGGCGCGCCACGCCATTTTGAGCCGCTTTTTGACCGAGGTATTGGGCGTGCGGGCCAAAACAGCGGATATGGACGCATGCAAAATGGAACACACGATTAGTCGTGAAACGCTGGAAAAACTACACGCGTTTTTACAAAAACAAACAAAAAGGAAATAAAACTTTTTTATTTCTATTCCCTCAGATAGCAGGAAGTCCTGTTTTAGTCATTTCACAAGAAATGTAAATAAAAACCGGAACTTACTAAAAGTTCCGGTTGAGGTTACTTATTATCCCAGCAGACCACTCAAATCCTCTCGTGCCTGCTAGAAATTGCGTTTGATAATACTACGTACGATTCCTTCTATATGAAAGCTATCCCGATCGGCAATGATGGGGGAGTATTTTTTATTTTGTGATTCCAAAATAATATTTTCTCCGTCCTGGCTAAAGCGTTTGACCATCACTTCCCCTTGGTTGACACAGACCACAATATCGCGTTGATTGGGGCAACGGTTTTGTTCCACAATCAGCCAATCACGCGGGGCAATGATATTTTCCATAGAGTCACCTTTGGCTTCTACCATAAATCCTCTGCAGGCCGGAAAATAAATCATGCTCGGGTCGACGGGCACCACGCGGGTTGGCACACCGGAGAGCAGGGTGCCTTCGGGGCCGCATTTGGCTTGGCCGTACATAGGTAAATACACCACATTACGTTCCGGATCCTTGAGCAAAATATAATCGCGCGGATTTTCCGGATTGCGTTTCAAGTATCCCTTTTTCTCTAATTGTTTGAGATGATGAAAAGCTACGCTCTTGCCGCTGACGCCCAAACGGTCGGCCAGTTCCTGCATAGTGAGCGGATCGGAAATATTATTTTTTAAGATTTCTAATAGCTCTTGTTGTTTGGGATGTAGTTGTTTCATATTTCTTATTATAGCAAAAAAGTTCTATATTTTGTTCTAATTTTTTTAGAAAAAAATCCCCTGTCCAAAAACAGGGGAAATACTTAAAAATCAGTAAAGCTGTACGGCATGAAGTTTCTAAGTTTCTTTTTGTACACCGTTTTTTTGCCTTTTTTATCGACAGAAATTAGGAAAAGCGGCGTATCGGGCTTCATAAACTCCGTCATGACCTGTAAGCAAGCTCCGCACGGAGTGCCGAAAGGTTGATTGGGCACTGGGTCGGTACATAAGGCAAGTGCCGTAAAACGGGTATAGCCTTCGCTCACTGCCTTAAACATGGCGTTGCGTTCGGCACATAAAGTCAGCCCATAAGACGCATTTTCAATGTTGGTGCCGGCGTAGATCTTGTCATCTTCGGTCAAAACGGCAGCCCCTACTTTGAAATGAGAATAGGGCGAGTAAGAGTATTTTTTTACAGCGATGGCCGCTTCAATTAGCGAGTCCAGTTGCTTAGTAGTAATTTTTTTGCTCATACTTTTATTTTATCTTTTAGGACGAAAAAGTCAAGTCTTTTGATATACTAACGGATTGTTTTGCTACAATAAAGTATGAATAAATGGATATTAATTTTACTGATCATAGGTTTGATGTGGTATATGTTTTCTCCCTCGAAGCAAAAAATAAAAAATCTGGGCAATGCTCATGGAGTTATTGTAGCTTTTGGGGATAGTTTAACCTACGGTTACGGAGCATCGACACAGAGTAGTTATCCGGCCGTATTGACGCGCAATTTAGGCAGAGAAGTAATCAATTTAGGTCGCAACGGAGAGACGGCTGTCCATGCTGTTACTCGTATTCAAGAGACTTTGGATTATGAGCCCTATATGGTGCTAATTGAGTTCGGGGCGAATGATTTTATGCAGTCGGTGTCTTTTGAACGCACCATTTCGGCGATGGAGCAAATGGTAGAGGCGGTCCAAGCCGCCGGAGCCATAGCTGTGGTAGTAGATACGGGCGGTACGCCGTTGATGAATCGCTACAGCAAGGCATACAAAAAAATCGCCCAAGAAAAGGGCGCGGTGTTCGTGCCCGGTATTTTGGACGGTATTTTTGGCAGAAAAGGATTGATGTCCGACCAAATACATCCCAACGCAACAGGCTACCGGATGGTGGCAGAAAAAATAGAAAAAGAAATAAAACCATATTTGTAAATGCGAAATAATTTGTTATACTAAAAAAGACGTATACAATTTTATCTGTTTTTGGAAGCGTATGTAGAATACGCAGAGCTCTAGTAATAGGGCAAACAGGAAGTCCAAGAACAGTCGTTTAGGTATAAAGTAGACGGCCTTATAACCCGTCTATTTTATGCCAAATGTTTATCGTTTTACGATAGACTACGGCTGTTATATGCTTGGGTTACTTCCTGTTGCTCACATATAACGGCCGTTTTTTATGTCCGTTTTCCAAAGACAGATAAAAGGAGAATGGATATGAAAAATCAAAACGCATTTACCCTCATTGAGTTATTAGTCGTCGTCTTAATTATCGGGGTACTCACCGCTATTGCCCTGCCGCAATTTCAAACCGCTATGGATAAAAGCCGCTATGCCACTTTAATGCCGCTTGCCAAAAGTGTCGCTAGTGCCCAAGAAGCTTATTATATGAACACCGGTGCTTATTCGCCCGACCTGGCCTATTTGGACGTGCAACTGCCGGCCAGTAGCGCCGGAACACAAGCCAACCTAGGCGACGGCGCCACCGTTACATTAAGTGAAAAGAAAAACTATGAATATGTAAAACTGAGCAAGGATACCTTGGAAAATAATTATGTGATTTACCAAGAAAAAAGTCCAAACTTCCCCAATGAAATACATTGTGAGGCCTTGCAAGGGAGCGCGCGGGCTGAAAGATTATGCACCACATTAGGCGGGAAAAAAATAAACGGAGCTTTAAAAAAAGGATATGATACGTATGTGTTAGAAGGAGCCGGCACAGACGATTTTTATCCGCAATTTGCCAAAAACTGGAAAGCGGCCGGTATCCCGGAAGAAACGATCGATAAAATGGTGGATGCCATGACATTTTTGAAAGAGATTATAGAAAGTCGCGAGCGGTATTATGCCGAACATGGCGTTTATCCTTCTTGGGATCAAATGGATATATCTGTACCGCAAAATTTACGGGCTGGTGATTGGGCGGCAGGAAATGCACAAAATCCAAATACCTATGTGTTTTCTTGCCATGTTTTAAACTCAACTAATGAATGTATTGCCAACGCGGCTAATAAAGATCTGCCTATGTTCCAGTTTGGAGTAGCAGGCGGGAGTGTGGGGGGGAGTTGTTCAAATTATGGTGGCAAAAATGCTACTACCG
The nucleotide sequence above comes from Elusimicrobiaceae bacterium. Encoded proteins:
- a CDS encoding TerC family protein, yielding MEPVTTTVSVAMWIAFWVIVLVALLIDLIILNKHHGHVSIKESAALVGIWALLAVSFGGAIWLFEGPHHALEFYTGYLLEYSLSIDNMFVFILIFSYFAVPQNLQPKVLLWGILGAVALRFFFIFVGIQLISAFSWMIYVFGGLLLFTATKMLLQKEDEQADPGQSFILKTLKKIMPIKTDYHGENFLVKEAGKWFATPLLTALVMIEFSDVIFALDSIPAVLSITQDTFLVYSSNIFAIIGLRSLFFLLSGMASKFAYLRYGVSIILLFVGAKMIASHYIQVPILLSLGIIGGVLALSIVASKLFPPQQSIS
- the gdhA gene encoding NADP-specific glutamate dehydrogenase; this translates as MDSKQYTTQFLERVIQRDPAQKVFRQAVKEVVSSLAPVLEQNPLYIKEKILDRIVEPERIISFRVPWRDDKGEIHVNRGFRIQYNSALGPYKGGIRFHQTVTADSLKFLAFEQTFKNSLTTLPLGGGKGGSDFDTRGKSDNEVMRFCHSFINELYHHIGYHTDIPAGDLGCGAREIGYMFGQYKKLTNDFTGAFTGKKPNWGGSLLRPEATGYGVAYFAQNMLATRQDSLKGKTAIVSGTGNVGIYTIEKLTQLGAKVVGFMDYDGSVYDKDGVDEEKLAFLKNLVFVRRGSLKEYVQKFPKAEFRVGKKTWDIPCQVACPTACENELHTEDAKTLLANGCICLTEGSNMPCTPHAIDAFQAANILYSPGKASNAGGVAVSGLEMTQNSMRIYWTREEVDQYLQKIMHSIHDNCLSAAEQFGMKGNYMAGANIAGFIKVADAMIDQGLV
- a CDS encoding ribonuclease HI family protein; the protein is MRITINIDGGSRGNPGPGAAAYVIKDTSGKILAQEGYFLPHCTNNQAEYTALRLALIKAAELKATDLEIISDSLLLVKQYLGEYKIKNADLAQRMTEIRQLAKPFVIQIRHVLRHLNKEPDALANKAMDLKQSVGFNPIENLDPRPAPAPKKEDLVVNGVEVKPVVRKKNKKQEAQPSLFDNL
- a CDS encoding type II secretion system protein — translated: MKNQNAFTLIELLVVVLIIGVLTAIALPQFQTAMDKSRYATLMPLAKSVASAQEAYYMNTGAYSPDLAYLDVQLPASSAGTQANLGDGATVTLSEKKNYEYVKLSKDTLENNYVIYQEKSPNFPNEIHCEALQGSARAERLCTTLGGKKINGALKKGYDTYVLEGAGTDDFYPQFAKNWKAAGIPEETIDKMVDAMTFLKEIIESRERYYAEHGVYPSWDQMDISVPQNLRAGDWAAGNAQNPNTYVFSCHVLNSTNECIANAANKDLPMFQFGVAGGSVGGSCSNYGGKNATTENICSQMTVSRESFPGWGHFYVISDDINEL
- the cdd gene encoding cytidine deaminase, with the protein product MSKKITTKQLDSLIEAAIAVKKYSYSPYSHFKVGAAVLTEDDKIYAGTNIENASYGLTLCAERNAMFKAVSEGYTRFTALALCTDPVPNQPFGTPCGACLQVMTEFMKPDTPLFLISVDKKGKKTVYKKKLRNFMPYSFTDF
- a CDS encoding dicarboxylate/amino acid:cation symporter yields the protein MKQGIVASDLLLLVILAILTGIIGGWYLPHWVVRTFLTFNGLFSQFLGFMVPLLIIGLIAPGITDLGKGVGRLLVYTVALSYGFTVFAGMLTYGSALLTYPYILHTTSASALASFTSPQQLTLYFTLPIAPIMDVATALTLAFVLGLGASFTSSQILRGLLSDLRAVVYKVISNVIIPVLPLYVFGVFMGMAANGQVAGVVSVFFKVVIFLFALTLLILAIQFAIAALVSKKNMFAIWKAMLPAYFTALGTSSSAATIPVTYRQVQSLGVREGVAGFTVPLCASIHMAGSTIKIVGCSLALLWLTGNNLDSVHFTGFIFLVSLAMVAGPGVPGGAVMAAVGVLQQMLGFDEQMLGLMITLYIAMDSFGTACNVAGDGAVSVIIDSLYKEKQNYI
- a CDS encoding metal-dependent transcriptional regulator, which translates into the protein MLRYGKVSFLNNGVIMLTAPMEDYLEAISLVQNTDGFSRVTDVRNLLGVKTPSVTGALRVLAEQGYVKHEPYGEVKLTAKGRRAAEDVKARHAILSRFLTEVLGVRAKTADMDACKMEHTISRETLEKLHAFLQKQTKRK
- the lexA gene encoding repressor LexA, yielding MKQLHPKQQELLEILKNNISDPLTMQELADRLGVSGKSVAFHHLKQLEKKGYLKRNPENPRDYILLKDPERNVVYLPMYGQAKCGPEGTLLSGVPTRVVPVDPSMIYFPACRGFMVEAKGDSMENIIAPRDWLIVEQNRCPNQRDIVVCVNQGEVMVKRFSQDGENIILESQNKKYSPIIADRDSFHIEGIVRSIIKRNF